TTATCATAAGTATTAATACCACCATTTGCCATAACAGGAATATTTTTAAAATTTTCTTTTATAACTTTATTTATTAACTGACCATAATATTTACCACTTGACCTAACCTTATTTCTAAAAACATCATGTCCCCAGCTAGCAATTGCTAAATAATCTAAATTTATATCTTTTACGACCAATCTTAAAAATTCCATAAATTCATCTATTGAATATCCAATTTGATTTCCACGAGTTTCTTCAGGTGTTGCTCTAAATCCAAAAATAAAATTTTTAGGGGCATTTTCATTAATGACTTTTTGTACAGCTTTTAAAATATCTAAAGCAAATTTAGATCTACTCTTTAAGGTTTTACAACCATATTCATCTAATCTCTCATTTGAAAATTTAGAAAAAAATGTTTGTATTAATAAACGTTGAGCTGATGATATTTCAATACCATCAAATCCTGCTTTTATTGCTCTTATTGTTGCATTTTCATATGCTTTTACTAAATTTTCTATTTGCTTGACTGTTAATTTTTTTACTTCATGATTAATAGGGAAATTTAATTTCATTTCACTAGGCCCATATACAAATCCATGTTTTGCTAGAGTATGACTTGAAAAACGACCAGCATGTGTTAGTTGTAAAATTGCTAACCCATTTTCAGATTTCATTACATTAGCTAATTTTTTTAATCCTTCTATATCTTCATCTTTTGCTGCACTAAATCCAAATTCAAATAATTGTCCATATTCATCTACATATGCTGCACCAGTTATTTGCATTGGAGCAGATTTTGCTCTTCTTTTAGCGTATTTTAAATCCTCTTCTGTTACAAATCCTTTTTTTGTTGACGAATTTGTTACCATTGGGGATAATACAAATCTATTTTCTAAAACTACTCCATTAGGTAATTTCAATGAGTTGAATAAAATGTCTTCATTCATTAATATCACATCCATCTATTTTTTTAATTTTAAACCCTATTTCACTTAAAACATTAGTTATTCTATCTAACAAATTAATTATCGTAAAATTAAAACCTAATAAATTAGAAAGTGTATCCATACAATCTATATCTATACTTGGGTACATATCATTTTTTTCATGAGCTAATCCTTTTTTATAGAAGTTATAAATTATTTCTCCTCTTTGTTTCTGGTTCCCATAAACACTTATATATATTGAAACTACTATTCCTTTTTTTACTCTTTTTTGTGCAATTCCTGCAAATTTTTTACCATCAATACTGAGATCATAATTTCCAGGGCAGTAAGATTTCTTTATTTCACCAACGAAAATTTTTTTATTAAAATCAGATAAACTTAAGTTTATTAAATCCACAATTATTAAATATGCATTTGTTATAGATATTTTTTCATCAAATATATCTGGTATAAATAGAGAAAAATTTAAAATACCTTCATCGGCTACTACAGCTAATCCCCCTATATTCCTAACAACAGGTTCATAATCATATTTTCTTATTTCACTCTTGGCTTCTTCAAAATATGGTAAATTTTTATCTATCATGCCTAAAATAACTGTTTTTTGCATTGGCCAAATATATAATAAAAGATAATTTTCTTTATGACTTATATCTAATAAAAATTGTTTTGTTAATTCAAAAGGTATATAACTTTCTTCATTATTTACAATTTCTCTTTCATAAACATATAAAGGTAATTTTGTTAAATCTTTTAATTCAATCATTTTACCCCCTAATATTAATTTTTTATACTTAAATTTTATCACTTTTAAATTTATTTAGCAAATAATAAAACTATATTAAGATTATTTTTAATATAAATAATTTACTATTTGAAATACTTTTATTTTTTTTCTAGATGATTCAATTATTTTCTTTAATTCTTTACCCCCTGCAACTACACAAATATTAAATTTTGTATAACGAATACTGTCTTTTAAAAATTTATATTGTAATTTAGCAATTTCTCTATAATTCCAACAATAAGTAGTATTATTTTATCTGGATTTTGAATACCGTATTCTTTCACAATCATTTTAATTTAACCTATCATAACTCATATATTGTAAAAAAAAAAAACAAAATCTAAAATCTTTTAATTTTAAAGATTTAGACTTTGTTTTATCTATTTTTTATTAAAATGTATATCCCACATTAAGACCTATACTAAATGTTCTTACAGGATCTGGTTTTAAGAAGTAAATTAATGCTTTTCCTTCTAAATCAAATGAAACATGTTTATAATCAACACCAAGTACTCCTCCTACCGGTATTATACCATCATGTTCAAAAAGTTTATTATTTCCAATTTTACCAAATCTTATTTTTGGTCCAATTCCTGCTTTTCCACCAAGTCTTAGTCTAGTTTCTGATGCAACTTCATAACCAAGTTGTGCTGTAACATACGGAAAAATATCTACATTAAACACATAATTTTTATGTACATTATCAATAGTAGGGAAATTCATACTTAAATCTAAACCTCCTCCAAGTAATATAGAAAATTTATTTTTACTATATACTGGCACAAGATGATTAGCATTCAAATTTACATAACCTTTACCACTATTTATGAGCCCTGTATATCCTAATCCAGCACCTATTGTTGTTTTTCCTTTAGCCATTGAAAATGTTGATATTATAATAGTTAACATTAATAATATTTTTTTCATGTCTACCTCCTATTTTTTTTATTATATCCTTTATCGAATAAAATATCAACTTTTCACACTATTTACTATTCTATAACTACTGCTGTTCCTGAACAAGTTACCATCATCATATTGTTAGATACTCCTAACATTTCATAATCCATCTTAACACCAATTATTGCATTAGCACCAACTGCTTTAGCTCTTTCTTCTAATTCTTGTAATGCTTGACTTCTTGCAGTTAAAAGTTCATCCTCATAACCTTTAGAACGTCCACCAAAAAAATCTCTTAATCCTGCTCCAATATCCTTGATAAAGTTTACTCCTGTTATTACTTCACCAAAAATTATACCATGATATTTTACTATTTTATGTCCTTCAATATTATTAGTAGTTGTAATTATCATAACTATGCCTATTTTTGTATATTTAATTATCAGTTTTAAAACTTCATTAGAAGTTTTTGCATTTTGTATTTCAAACACCTACAACATTTAAATTTTCTATATACTTCTTATATTCACTTAATATGTTTTTTATCTTTATTAAAATATATTTAAATAAGCTCCTATTATTCCAAATGCTATTGTAAAAAATAATATTGTTGATGCTTTATAATTATTTTTTAATAATTTCACCATAAATAATGTATATAATAGTGGTAATAATAATGGAAATATTTGATCTATATAAGATTGTATTTCAAATGTTTTATCACCTAAACTTATACTAAATATAGTTGATAATTTAACCATTAATGATGTCATTCCACCAATAACCATAAGTCCAACAATATTGGCTGATTTTGAAATTTTTGATAATACATTATTTCCTTTGGCATTAGTAACAATGTTTTGTCCAAACTTATAACCTATAAATGTCCCAAAATATCTAATTAATATATGTGGAATATTAAATATTAATAAAAATAATATTGGGCCAAGTATTGTACCTTGCGCTGCCAATGATAAACCTATTCCTGTTGCTATAATTCTAAGAGTTCCCCAAAAAAATGAGTCTCCTATACCTGCAAAAGGTCCCATTAATCCTATTTTAACACTATTAATTGAAGATTTATCAAATTCTTTATTTTCACTTGCCTCTTTTTCAAGAGCAGCAGTAACTCCAAATATTAATGTTGCTATTTGTGGAGTTGTATTAAATATTTCTAGGTGTCTTTTATATGCTTCTTTTCGTTCTTTTTCTGTTTTATAAAATCTATTTATTGCAGGCATAATACCTAAAAGATACCCTAGTCCCTGTTGTCCTTCATAATTATATGATGCTTCTAGTAAAAATGAATTTAAAAATATTTTATTTAACATTTTTTTATCTTCAACGGATAAATTTTTATTATTAATTATCAAATAAATCATCTCCCTTACTTTGTACTTTTGATTCTTCTGATATTATAATTTCTCTATCAAACACAGTTATATATGAAAGTATTAATCCAAATAATGTGATTCCTAAAATAGGTATGTTTAAATAAGCAACCAAAGCAAATCCTAATAAGAAATACATAACATTTCCTTTTCTTAACATTGGTTGTAATAATAATGCAAATCCAACTGCTGGAATAATTTTAGCAGCTACCCCTAATCCTCTTAAAAGTGGTTGAGGAATGACTTTTATAAATTCTGCTACTACTTCACTTCCAAATAATATTGCAAAAAAAGCGACAAAAAAATACATTAAACATTGAATAATTAAACCATATAAATTCAATAAATATAATCCTTTAATATTCCCAGATTCTGCCATTTTCTTAGCCTTGCTCATAAAAGAACTTCTATAAATAAATATTACTATTTTAATACTTTGCGCTAATATGGCTATTGGTAATGCCAATGCTAATGCTATTTCAGCTCCTTTCCCACTTAATATAGCAAATGCCGTTCCTAATCCTGCGCCTACTAAAACATCTGGCGGAACCGATGCTCCTATTTGTATTGCACCTATAAATACTAATTCTAACGTTACTCCCATCAAAATACCTGATTGTACATCATTAAGAATAATTCCTACTAAACTAGATACAATTATTGGACGAATAATCATAGGTGTTCCTAACATTTTTTCTAAAAACCATAAAATTGCTAATAATAATCCTATACTGATCGCTACTTGCATAAAACCTCCTTAGTCTATAAAATATTTCCAAAACTTATATATTAAATATTATTTAAAAATATTTTTTATCATCATTAGGAACTAATTGAAACTCTATTTTTACATTTTTACCTTTTAAAATTCCTAATATTTTTTCTTCTTCCATGGTAATATATGTGCCCTTACTTATTAATTTACTTTCATCTTTATTACATAGGCCCCCTATATTTAAAATGGGATTTTCATCTATATTTTCATATAATTTTATTGAATCTTTTATATTTTCTAATATCACAAATACATTCATTGTTTTTAATTTTTCATTTTTCAATAATTCTATAGCATCATCTAAACTCCTGATTGCCAGTTTAACATTTTCAGGACAACACATTTTTATAGCTGCTTTCCTAAATTCATCCAAACTAACTTTATCATTTGCGATAATTATTGCATCATAATTAAGTTTAGATCTCCAACTATAAGCTACTTGACCATGTAATAATCTGTCATCTATTCTTACTAATTGTATCATTCATTTACCTCCTTTAAAAATCAAAATCATCCACATACTTTTTTACTTCCTCTATTTTTTTTATTTCTTTTTTTGAATTAGTTATTAGTTCTTCAAAATCAATCTCTTCATCTGAACAAAATTCCAATAACAATGGCAAATTAACTCCTGTAATTAATATAATATTTTCAGTTTTTTTAGATAGAATATATTGATTTACACTTCCACCTTCTATATCTGTAAATACCACACTTTTTTCATTTTTTCTTAACTTTGATAACCATTTTTCAAATTCTTCTTCTATTTTAATTCCATCTATATATGCAGTTATTATCTCTATGTCATTTATAGGTCCTAAAATTAATTCCAAAGAAGATTTAAGGCCCTCAGACATTTTCCCATGTGTTGCTATTAATTTTTTCATAATTCCTCCTAAACTTGCTTATCAAAGTATTTATTTAATGTTTTATATATAGGTAAATCTAAATCTCTATTTTTTAATTTGGCTGAATAATATGCAAACACTTGAAATACTATACAATATTCTAATTCTAAAAATAAACTAGTTTTTGTTTTTAATTCGTTAATTCCATATATACTTTCAGGCGAAATTTCATTATATATAAAATCATATATACTATTATATTTTTCTAAATTATCACCATTTTTATACATCAAAATCACTAACATATCATCCTTAAAAGCATTTTGTGGTCCGTGTATTAATTCTTCTAATTCAAAAGCATTAGTATATATAGGCAGCATTTCATTAAATTTTATACTTACTTCTTGTGCTAATTCTTTAAATGTATTTTCTCCTGCTACTATAAGCATATTTTTATTTTTTATTTTATTAAAAAAATAATCTTTAATTTTTATAGAATAATTTATAAGATCTGGAATTGATTGTTCTAACTTAGATAACTCTGATTTTATAAATTTTAAATTAATAATTTTATAATATATTGATAAAATTATAAATAAACTAATACAAGAACATGTAAATCCAACTGTTCTATATATATATTTTTCATCACCACAACCAATTTCAAAATGAATATCAGAATTCTTAGCTATTGGTGTATTTTCGTTATAAGTTAATGATACAATAAAATTTTCTTTATTCTCTAATATATAATTATTAATACTTTTAGTTCTCCCGCTTTGCGAAACAAATAAAATTATATAATTTTTTTTATTTATTCTAGTATATATAAAGTCATTAACATTATATGTTAAAACCTTATCTTCAAGCGATAATTTTTTAACAATTAAATTTATTGCATTTAATGAACTTCCAGAACCCACTAAAATAATTTTTTTATTTTCAGGTAATTCTTTTATTTTTATAATTAAATTATCTATATTACTAACTATATATTTTACTCTACTTTCTGTATCTTTTATACAATCTAGCAATTCCATATTTAATAGCCTTTCTTTTTTATTTAATATCTCATAACATAATTTTTTTTATTATATTAAAATTTATAATGAATAAGATCTTTATAAATATCATATAATTTTTTATTTTGAATATCTCCATCATCTATATTGGCACTATAAAAAATTGGTGGGTTATTATTTCCTTCTTCTACAATTTTTTGTGATACTCTATATACTATTTCATTCATTATAGAAGCTCCTATTACAGTTGATGTTGGTGAAACTTTTTGTTCTATCCTTTCAATTTTTAAGCAAGCATCTCCTAATTCACCATGATTATCAATAACCATATCAACTATTTGATATAATTTTTTACCATCACTATCTCTTGATTGAACTTTTTTAGAATATTTTAAATTAGTTATTCCTATTGTAAATAAACCTTTATCTTTTGCATATTTTGCTAGTTCAATAGTTACATTATTTCTTCCAGAAACTGAATGCAAAATCAAAATATCTCCTTTTTTAAAATTGTATCTTTCACCTATTAAAATTCCATAACCCTTTAATCTTTCCATTTTAGAAGTATGCGTTATAGGATTTACATTCAGTGAAATTTCTTCACTAAATATAGGGTTTATAAGCATTAAACCTCCTGCTCTATAAAACATTTCTTGTGTCAAAATACCAGCATGACTTGCTCCAAAAATATATATTGATTTTTTTAATTTTATTGCTTTTATTATCTCATTAACAACTTTTTCTATATTATATTTTTCATATTTTTCTACTTCATTTAATATTTTTTTTATTTTTTCAAAATATTCAAACATTTATATCACCATTTTTAAAAGTTGTGCTATATATTTTGCAATTACTCCAAAAACGGAGAAATCATTACCACCAAAGATTAACATCCAATTTTGTATAGTGTTAGAATAAACATATATTGAAATAGCTAAAAATAAAACCATTATAATCGCAACAACAGAAGTTCCTATTATACAACCACGAATTCCACCTTGCCCTTCCGCAATAACTGCTGCACAGCCACACTCAAAAAATGAAGTAATAACTAATGGTAATAATAAAAATTTAAATATACCACTAATATTAACTATTATAATCATTATTGTTGATAATATCATAGCTACTATAAATCCTATCAATACTGCATTAGGTTTATAATTAAATAATATTGGACAATCAAAAGCTGGTAATGCATTTGGAACAATTTTTTCAGATATACCTTTAAATGCTGGTATTATTTGATTAATTAACATACGAACACCATACAATAATACTATTAATCCCGCACCAAATGTTATTCCAGATTTTAATGAAGTCATAAATAAATTTTCATTTTCATTAATTAATATTGGTATTAGTCCCCCAATTATCAACCATATAATCATCATTACAATAGAACCTGTTATTGAAATTTCTCTTAAAAATGATAATTTAGATGAGAATTTCAAACTTTCAGTTGATTTAGCAGTATCACCTGTTTTAGAAGCAATAAATCCTGCAATAATGGACAATATTCCAGTTGGGTGACCAATAGTAAATGAATTATCATTTGTAACCTTAAAAACATAAGATTTTAATAACCAAGGCATTATAGACCAATATAATGCAGATAATACTGAAGCAAACACTATCAAATATACTCCATCTAATCCACCTTCAACTCCTGCTGCAACAAATATAAATGGAAACCACCAAAGCATATGACCTGTTAAAAATATCGTTTTAATTGGAGTAAATCTTGCTATTAATAAGTGTATAAATAATCCTATAAACATTACCAATCCTATCATACCTCCAAATTTCGAAGTAAATGTAACAGCATTTAATCCTTCGCCAACTGCACCTCCTGTTATTGAAGAAAAGGCATTATTAATAGGGATTATTGTTCCTATTAATAATTTAACTCCTGCATCAATTATAATCATAGCAAAAGCTGCTAATAAAGATCCTTTAATAATATCCGAAAAATTCTTTTTTTGAATAGCTAATCCTATCATTGAAATTATTGCCATTAGAATTGGCGGATTACGTAAAATATTAGAACTTATAAAATCCATAAAAACCTCCTATTATATATTTAAAATTTCCTTCATTTTAGATTTAATTTCTTCAACATCCATATACCTTACTACCGTATATATAGGAACATCTACTTCCTTATCTAATTCTTGTTTAAATTCCTCGCTAGTAA
Above is a window of Oceanivirga salmonicida DNA encoding:
- a CDS encoding NADH-dependent flavin oxidoreductase, which translates into the protein MDVILMNEDILFNSLKLPNGVVLENRFVLSPMVTNSSTKKGFVTEEDLKYAKRRAKSAPMQITGAAYVDEYGQLFEFGFSAAKDEDIEGLKKLANVMKSENGLAILQLTHAGRFSSHTLAKHGFVYGPSEMKLNFPINHEVKKLTVKQIENLVKAYENATIRAIKAGFDGIEISSAQRLLIQTFFSKFSNERLDEYGCKTLKSRSKFALDILKAVQKVINENAPKNFIFGFRATPEETRGNQIGYSIDEFMEFLRLVVKDINLDYLAIASWGHDVFRNKVRSSGKYYGQLINKVIKENFKNIPVMANGGINTYDKIKEALNYVDLVGLSTPLVVDPEFLQKIKEGRTQDINFKITFSDLESLAIPKASFKDIVPLMDYGESIPKETRELFRKLSINYIKGEDL
- a CDS encoding lipoate--protein ligase family protein — protein: MIELKDLTKLPLYVYEREIVNNEESYIPFELTKQFLLDISHKENYLLLYIWPMQKTVILGMIDKNLPYFEEAKSEIRKYDYEPVVRNIGGLAVVADEGILNFSLFIPDIFDEKISITNAYLIIVDLINLSLSDFNKKIFVGEIKKSYCPGNYDLSIDGKKFAGIAQKRVKKGIVVSIYISVYGNQKQRGEIIYNFYKKGLAHEKNDMYPSIDIDCMDTLSNLLGFNFTIINLLDRITNVLSEIGFKIKKIDGCDINE
- a CDS encoding putative heavy metal-binding protein, encoding MFEIQNAKTSNEVLKLIIKYTKIGIVMIITTTNNIEGHKIVKYHGIIFGEVITGVNFIKDIGAGLRDFFGGRSKGYEDELLTARSQALQELEERAKAVGANAIIGVKMDYEMLGVSNNMMMVTCSGTAVVIE
- a CDS encoding PTS system mannose/fructose/sorbose family transporter subunit IID, encoding MIINNKNLSVEDKKMLNKIFLNSFLLEASYNYEGQQGLGYLLGIMPAINRFYKTEKERKEAYKRHLEIFNTTPQIATLIFGVTAALEKEASENKEFDKSSINSVKIGLMGPFAGIGDSFFWGTLRIIATGIGLSLAAQGTILGPILFLLIFNIPHILIRYFGTFIGYKFGQNIVTNAKGNNVLSKISKSANIVGLMVIGGMTSLMVKLSTIFSISLGDKTFEIQSYIDQIFPLLLPLLYTLFMVKLLKNNYKASTILFFTIAFGIIGAYLNIF
- a CDS encoding PTS mannose/fructose/sorbose/N-acetylgalactosamine transporter subunit IIC produces the protein MQVAISIGLLLAILWFLEKMLGTPMIIRPIIVSSLVGIILNDVQSGILMGVTLELVFIGAIQIGASVPPDVLVGAGLGTAFAILSGKGAEIALALALPIAILAQSIKIVIFIYRSSFMSKAKKMAESGNIKGLYLLNLYGLIIQCLMYFFVAFFAILFGSEVVAEFIKVIPQPLLRGLGVAAKIIPAVGFALLLQPMLRKGNVMYFLLGFALVAYLNIPILGITLFGLILSYITVFDREIIISEESKVQSKGDDLFDN
- a CDS encoding PTS sugar transporter subunit IIB, which codes for MIQLVRIDDRLLHGQVAYSWRSKLNYDAIIIANDKVSLDEFRKAAIKMCCPENVKLAIRSLDDAIELLKNEKLKTMNVFVILENIKDSIKLYENIDENPILNIGGLCNKDESKLISKGTYITMEEEKILGILKGKNVKIEFQLVPNDDKKYF
- a CDS encoding PTS sugar transporter subunit IIA; this encodes MKKLIATHGKMSEGLKSSLELILGPINDIEIITAYIDGIKIEEEFEKWLSKLRKNEKSVVFTDIEGGSVNQYILSKKTENIILITGVNLPLLLEFCSDEEIDFEELITNSKKEIKKIEEVKKYVDDFDF
- a CDS encoding SIS domain-containing protein; amino-acid sequence: MFEYFEKIKKILNEVEKYEKYNIEKVVNEIIKAIKLKKSIYIFGASHAGILTQEMFYRAGGLMLINPIFSEEISLNVNPITHTSKMERLKGYGILIGERYNFKKGDILILHSVSGRNNVTIELAKYAKDKGLFTIGITNLKYSKKVQSRDSDGKKLYQIVDMVIDNHGELGDACLKIERIEQKVSPTSTVIGASIMNEIVYRVSQKIVEEGNNNPPIFYSANIDDGDIQNKKLYDIYKDLIHYKF
- a CDS encoding PTS ascorbate transporter subunit IIC — encoded protein: MDFISSNILRNPPILMAIISMIGLAIQKKNFSDIIKGSLLAAFAMIIIDAGVKLLIGTIIPINNAFSSITGGAVGEGLNAVTFTSKFGGMIGLVMFIGLFIHLLIARFTPIKTIFLTGHMLWWFPFIFVAAGVEGGLDGVYLIVFASVLSALYWSIMPWLLKSYVFKVTNDNSFTIGHPTGILSIIAGFIASKTGDTAKSTESLKFSSKLSFLREISITGSIVMMIIWLIIGGLIPILINENENLFMTSLKSGITFGAGLIVLLYGVRMLINQIIPAFKGISEKIVPNALPAFDCPILFNYKPNAVLIGFIVAMILSTIMIIIVNISGIFKFLLLPLVITSFFECGCAAVIAEGQGGIRGCIIGTSVVAIIMVLFLAISIYVYSNTIQNWMLIFGGNDFSVFGVIAKYIAQLLKMVI